One window from the genome of Vicia villosa cultivar HV-30 ecotype Madison, WI unplaced genomic scaffold, Vvil1.0 ctg.002608F_1_1, whole genome shotgun sequence encodes:
- the LOC131639392 gene encoding uncharacterized protein LOC131639392: protein MIRTILIACHEFLNMKISEEKLSEKLKDTKVITYKNELANTKMRRKAVKKSVRFVDTERDPLLDKDEEKELVKGRGSCNSDCSSDFDEFGERERMNIRVKVKMTREEAAKFLSKFKDKEGAVLPFKDVAPHIVALPLDRVTILST, encoded by the coding sequence atGATCCGTACTATATTGATTGCATGTCATGAATTTCTTAATATGAAAATCTCAGAAGAAAAATTATCAGAAAAACTCAAAGACACCAAGGTAATAACATACAAAAATGAGTTAGCCAATACAAAGATGAGAAGAAAGGCAGTTAAGAAAAGTGTCCGGTTTGTGGATACAGAACGAGATCCTCTTTTGGATAAAGACGAAGAGAAGGAGTTGGTGAAAGGAAGAGGAAGCTGCAACAGTGATTGTAGTAGTGATTTTGATGAATTTGGAGAAAGAGAAAGGATGAATATTAGAGTGAAGGTAAAGATGACAAGGGAAGAAGCTGCTAAGTTTCTGTCAAAATTTAAAGACAAGGAAGGAGCGGTTCTTCCATTCAAGGATGTTGCTCCTCATATTGTGGCTCTCCCACTAGACAGAGTTACCATTCTGTCCACTTGA